One window from the genome of Pseudalkalibacillus hwajinpoensis encodes:
- a CDS encoding N-acetylglucosamine kinase — translation MQLNKRFYIGIDGGGTKTLGLLCNQNGVILAKSTAGSTNLKSRAEQEVRFAIHHVITELTSGLKDGKLAGIFVSTAGGDREEDQKRWERWLRERLPSFEGILKVKNDAYGALASGTFSMEGTVLIAGTGSISYSIDANGSRRVGGWGYLFGDEGSGYDIGRKALRTVAMMHDGRMMLDEAFCSNILSFLQVNGAPEIITAIYEDSYARMKIASVAEKVIKLAERQNQTALKIVQRAFESLSELVRAIEIRGSQLVICGGLMQSSFFRNGFLEELKTRGVSDVYYPNLSPAVGACICALLCCGVPLTEERKANLMSSHHVMDG, via the coding sequence GTGCAATTAAATAAGCGATTCTACATTGGCATAGACGGCGGAGGAACGAAAACTCTTGGATTATTGTGCAATCAAAACGGAGTAATTTTAGCTAAAAGTACGGCTGGTTCGACAAATCTAAAATCTCGCGCAGAACAAGAGGTGCGATTTGCCATTCATCACGTGATCACGGAATTAACGTCGGGATTAAAAGATGGAAAGCTTGCAGGAATCTTTGTTTCAACGGCGGGTGGTGACCGAGAAGAGGATCAGAAGCGATGGGAAAGATGGCTGAGGGAAAGGCTTCCGAGTTTTGAAGGGATTCTTAAGGTTAAGAACGATGCTTACGGTGCGCTTGCAAGCGGTACATTTTCGATGGAAGGGACCGTTCTCATTGCGGGTACTGGTTCGATTTCCTATTCGATCGATGCAAATGGTTCCCGTCGTGTGGGAGGCTGGGGCTATTTGTTTGGTGATGAAGGAAGCGGCTACGATATTGGGCGGAAGGCGCTCCGGACAGTTGCGATGATGCATGATGGAAGAATGATGTTGGACGAAGCTTTTTGTAGTAACATCCTTTCCTTCTTACAGGTAAACGGTGCGCCTGAAATAATTACGGCGATTTATGAGGATTCCTATGCGCGTATGAAAATCGCTTCTGTTGCTGAGAAGGTCATCAAGCTTGCAGAGCGACAAAATCAAACGGCGTTGAAGATCGTTCAGAGAGCTTTTGAGAGTTTGAGTGAATTAGTTCGTGCCATCGAGATTAGGGGCAGTCAACTAGTGATTTGCGGAGGGCTAATGCAATCCTCCTTCTTTCGAAATGGGTTTCTTGAAGAATTGAAAACAAGAGGGGTAAGCGATGTGTATTATCCTAACTTATCTCCAGCTGTAGGGGCATGCATTTGTGCACTACTTTGTTGTGGTGTACCGCTCACAGAGGAACGGAAAGCAAATCTGATGTCGTCTCATCACGTAATGGACGGCTAA
- a CDS encoding alpha/beta hydrolase family protein: MEIEIGSDKKQKNLEESLYDFTFVGDPQLSPDGSYVVYVKKVINENKEYTSNLVIVNRDTGIEHDWTYASGEKKDHSPRWSPDGKTIAFVSNRSGENQIWLISTDGGEARQLSDLKSGVSAPVWKPDGSSLLVLSKDTKEKEEGRKPLVVTDLQYKADGSGLLDNHHMQVVLIEVTSGEKRIEWLTDAPFNHSSPNWSPDGQSIVYVRDRYEEQGSYMRADIFIQGLNEGSEPDQLNREGGSFSTPNWSPDGKKLSFIGHNFEHEGATLNKIWTVDIAKKEFTCLTEEVDLECSDVLISDMHWGGASPGAMWNQNGDGLSFLASKEGNTGVYFVGEDCTVRQIAGGDRHHYAFHYLPGANEAAVAISDPLNIGDIYTLSFHGDRVNEQCLSQSNADVLESLELSTPEMFTYAGKDGLEIQAWLLKPNDYQEGEGYPLILEIHGGPHMMYGNSFMHEFQLLAAKGYVVLYTNPRGSQGYGQEFVNGCRGDYGGGDYEDLMAGVDASLNKYSFIDEAQLFVTGGSYGGFMTNWIVGKTDRFKAAVTQRSISNWQSFYGVSDIGYFFTKWEVGSDLDENPDKLWHHSPLKYVDQIETPLLILHSENDYRCPIEQGEQLYVALKHRGKETMFVRFPESDHNLSRSGHPELRVERLKHLGNWFDNYLEGRQ; the protein is encoded by the coding sequence ATGGAAATTGAAATTGGAAGTGACAAGAAACAAAAGAATTTGGAAGAAAGCCTTTATGATTTCACTTTTGTTGGTGATCCCCAACTTTCACCTGATGGGAGCTACGTTGTTTATGTAAAGAAAGTGATAAATGAGAACAAAGAATATACTTCAAATTTAGTCATAGTAAATCGCGATACTGGAATTGAGCATGATTGGACATATGCTTCTGGGGAGAAAAAAGATCACTCTCCGCGCTGGTCGCCTGATGGGAAGACGATTGCTTTCGTTTCGAATCGATCAGGAGAAAATCAAATATGGCTTATCTCAACTGATGGTGGCGAAGCGCGACAACTATCTGATTTAAAAAGTGGTGTTTCCGCTCCTGTTTGGAAACCCGATGGTTCTTCGCTACTTGTTTTAAGTAAGGATACAAAAGAGAAAGAAGAAGGACGTAAGCCTCTCGTTGTGACTGACTTACAGTATAAAGCAGACGGCAGTGGTTTGCTTGACAATCACCATATGCAAGTTGTCTTGATCGAGGTAACCTCAGGTGAAAAGAGAATAGAATGGCTAACAGATGCACCATTTAATCATTCTAGCCCTAACTGGTCACCGGATGGACAATCCATTGTATATGTGAGAGATCGATATGAAGAACAGGGGTCCTACATGCGAGCCGACATCTTTATTCAGGGTCTGAATGAAGGATCAGAGCCTGATCAGTTAAATCGTGAGGGTGGGAGCTTTAGCACACCGAACTGGTCACCAGATGGGAAGAAGCTCTCATTCATTGGGCATAACTTTGAGCATGAAGGAGCTACGTTGAATAAAATCTGGACTGTTGACATAGCGAAGAAAGAGTTTACTTGTTTAACAGAGGAGGTTGATTTAGAGTGTTCGGATGTATTGATTTCAGATATGCACTGGGGAGGCGCTTCTCCTGGTGCGATGTGGAACCAAAATGGAGATGGACTCTCTTTCCTTGCTAGTAAAGAAGGAAACACTGGTGTTTATTTCGTCGGAGAAGATTGCACGGTTCGACAAATAGCGGGTGGTGACAGGCACCATTACGCGTTTCACTACTTGCCAGGCGCGAATGAAGCGGCTGTTGCAATTAGCGATCCACTTAACATTGGCGATATTTATACGCTTTCGTTTCATGGAGATCGAGTAAATGAACAGTGTTTGTCTCAATCAAATGCTGACGTTCTCGAAAGCTTGGAGCTCTCGACACCAGAAATGTTTACATACGCTGGGAAAGACGGTTTGGAGATTCAGGCCTGGCTATTGAAACCAAATGATTATCAGGAAGGTGAGGGATATCCTCTTATTCTTGAAATTCACGGTGGACCGCATATGATGTATGGTAATTCATTTATGCACGAATTTCAGCTACTTGCAGCAAAAGGATATGTTGTCCTTTATACGAATCCACGTGGTAGTCAGGGATATGGACAAGAGTTTGTGAATGGTTGCCGAGGAGATTATGGTGGGGGTGATTATGAGGATTTGATGGCGGGTGTTGATGCCTCGTTGAACAAATATTCCTTTATTGATGAAGCTCAACTTTTCGTGACGGGAGGAAGCTACGGTGGCTTTATGACGAACTGGATTGTTGGGAAAACTGATCGATTCAAAGCAGCGGTTACCCAGCGCTCTATTTCGAATTGGCAGAGTTTCTATGGTGTTAGTGACATCGGATACTTTTTCACAAAGTGGGAAGTTGGAAGTGATTTAGATGAAAACCCTGATAAGCTTTGGCATCATTCACCGCTTAAGTATGTGGACCAAATCGAAACCCCACTTTTAATTCTTCATAGCGAAAATGATTACAGGTGCCCTATTGAGCAAGGAGAGCAGTTATATGTCGCTTTAAAGCATCGTGGGAAGGAAACGATGTTTGTAAGATTCCCAGAGTCTGATCATAATTTATCACGAAGCGGTCATCCAGAACTACGAGTGGAACGACTTAAGCATCTAGGAAACTGGTTCGACAATTACCTAGAAGGAAGACAATAA
- a CDS encoding MetQ/NlpA family ABC transporter substrate-binding protein, with the protein MKKSLYLLGALILVFLAGCSGNEASGDSEDSPLKVGVTAGPHEDVMNKVKEIAAEDGFDIEVIAFNDYVMPNTALDEGELDANVFQHEPYLNDYVKERGLDLSKVATTITFPMGIYSDKYKSLDELQEGDKVGLPNHSTGEPRALMLFEQAGIIELKDGVGVKATIKDIEKNPYNLEFVPLEASQIPRQLGELAIAAINTNFAMESGRVPKEDSLEMEPEDSPWVNVIATQTENKDDERIQKLVNYYQSDEVKQFIQDEFNGSVVASW; encoded by the coding sequence ATGAAGAAATCATTGTATTTATTAGGTGCACTTATTTTAGTCTTTTTGGCAGGTTGTTCAGGGAATGAGGCTTCTGGGGATTCAGAAGATAGCCCACTGAAGGTAGGGGTAACGGCTGGACCGCATGAAGATGTGATGAACAAGGTGAAGGAAATCGCAGCGGAAGACGGGTTTGATATTGAAGTGATTGCGTTTAATGATTATGTGATGCCAAATACAGCCCTTGATGAAGGGGAATTGGATGCGAACGTATTTCAGCATGAACCTTATTTGAATGATTATGTAAAAGAAAGAGGACTCGATCTTTCCAAGGTAGCAACTACGATTACTTTTCCCATGGGAATTTATTCTGACAAATATAAGAGTCTTGATGAATTGCAAGAAGGCGACAAAGTTGGGTTGCCTAACCATTCAACAGGCGAACCGAGAGCGCTAATGTTGTTTGAGCAAGCTGGCATTATTGAGTTGAAAGATGGCGTTGGTGTTAAAGCAACGATCAAAGATATTGAGAAGAATCCTTACAATCTCGAGTTTGTTCCATTAGAAGCTTCACAAATTCCAAGACAGCTTGGTGAGCTTGCGATTGCAGCAATTAATACGAACTTTGCAATGGAAAGTGGACGCGTACCGAAAGAAGATTCGCTTGAAATGGAACCAGAAGATTCCCCGTGGGTGAACGTGATTGCAACACAAACAGAGAACAAAGATGATGAACGTATTCAAAAGCTAGTGAACTACTATCAATCAGATGAAGTGAAGCAATTTATCCAGGACGAATTTAACGGTTCTGTAGTTGCATCCTGGTAA
- a CDS encoding methionine ABC transporter ATP-binding protein — MIRLENITKTYKSGETITKAVDDVSIEVEKGSIYGVIGYSGAGKSTLVRMVNLLERPTDGKVFINDIELTSLSTGKLQKTRQRIGMIFQSFNLLKTGTVYQNIAIPLKLTGLRKKEIEARVDKYLGIVGLSDKRDAYPSQLSGGQKQRVAIARALAHEPEVLLCDEATSALDPDTTESILSLLEQINRDFGITILLITHEMHVVQKICHEVAVMENGKVIEQGRVIDIFSKPATTTAKRFVQSLFQDELPESLVSRLKERGQIVNLSFIGEKSGSPALALVSKKFDVYPSILAGNITQLKDQPFGRLVVHLDGEAEETARAVAFLEESGVVVEGYVQEVEAHVS, encoded by the coding sequence ATGATTCGATTAGAAAATATAACGAAAACGTATAAAAGCGGTGAGACGATTACGAAGGCGGTTGATGATGTTTCCATAGAAGTAGAGAAAGGAAGCATCTATGGCGTCATCGGTTATAGTGGTGCAGGAAAGAGCACGCTTGTCCGAATGGTGAATCTTCTGGAGCGACCGACAGATGGAAAGGTATTTATCAATGACATTGAGCTCACTTCTTTGTCTACCGGAAAGCTTCAAAAAACAAGACAGCGCATTGGGATGATTTTTCAGTCTTTTAATTTGTTGAAAACAGGCACTGTGTATCAAAACATTGCCATCCCGCTGAAGCTTACGGGTCTTCGTAAAAAAGAGATTGAAGCGCGAGTTGATAAATATTTAGGTATCGTTGGGTTATCGGATAAGCGGGATGCTTATCCTTCCCAGCTATCAGGCGGTCAGAAGCAGCGTGTGGCGATTGCCCGTGCGCTTGCTCATGAACCTGAAGTACTACTATGCGATGAGGCAACGAGTGCCCTTGACCCAGATACGACAGAATCAATCCTATCTTTATTGGAACAAATCAATCGTGATTTTGGAATCACGATTTTACTCATTACGCATGAAATGCACGTTGTCCAGAAAATATGTCATGAAGTGGCTGTGATGGAGAACGGGAAGGTGATTGAACAGGGGCGAGTGATCGATATCTTTAGTAAGCCTGCTACAACGACGGCCAAACGATTTGTTCAGTCGTTATTCCAGGATGAGCTTCCAGAGTCGCTTGTGTCGCGATTGAAAGAGCGTGGTCAGATCGTGAATCTTTCATTTATTGGGGAGAAATCAGGTAGTCCCGCTCTTGCGCTTGTTAGTAAGAAGTTCGACGTGTATCCGTCCATTTTAGCAGGGAACATTACACAACTGAAGGATCAGCCTTTTGGTAGGCTAGTCGTTCATTTAGATGGGGAAGCGGAAGAGACGGCTCGGGCCGTTGCCTTTTTAGAGGAAAGTGGCGTCGTAGTAGAAGGCTATGTTCAGGAGGTGGAAGCTCATGTCAGCTAA
- a CDS encoding methionine ABC transporter permease gives MSAKVSEFIDLWGADIWNAIIETFQMVGISLLISVLIGLPLGVLLVLTRPEKALENKVLFRILNAAINVIRSIPFIILLFFILPFTKMIAGTTIGVKGVIVPLVVFTAPYIARLMESALLEVDRGVVEAYEAMGVKTRHIIWHVLVRESRSSIVLGLTIATIGLIGATAMAGLVGAGGLGDLAYRYGHLRYEVDVMYVTVFLLIVLVQGLQSFGNVLSARLKKD, from the coding sequence ATGTCAGCTAAGGTATCGGAGTTTATTGATCTTTGGGGTGCAGACATTTGGAACGCGATTATTGAAACATTTCAAATGGTTGGGATCTCACTACTGATTTCAGTGTTGATTGGCCTCCCGCTTGGTGTGCTACTTGTTTTAACTAGACCTGAAAAAGCATTAGAAAATAAAGTTCTTTTCCGTATATTAAATGCGGCTATAAACGTGATCAGGTCGATTCCATTTATCATTTTACTGTTTTTCATTTTACCTTTTACAAAAATGATTGCAGGTACAACTATTGGAGTAAAAGGTGTGATTGTGCCGCTCGTTGTCTTTACGGCGCCGTATATCGCAAGGTTGATGGAGTCCGCTCTTCTTGAGGTCGATCGTGGAGTAGTAGAAGCTTATGAAGCAATGGGGGTAAAAACGAGACACATTATCTGGCATGTTCTTGTAAGGGAGTCTCGTTCATCGATCGTTCTTGGATTAACGATTGCGACAATTGGACTGATTGGGGCAACGGCAATGGCTGGGCTCGTTGGAGCAGGTGGACTTGGTGATCTCGCTTATCGATACGGTCATTTGCGATATGAAGTCGATGTGATGTACGTTACGGTATTTCTCCTTATTGTCCTTGTTCAGGGGCTACAATCGTTTGGGAATGTTCTCTCCGCTCGTTTGAAGAAGGATTAA
- a CDS encoding carbohydrate ABC transporter permease translates to MNHTIWTRPFYYVFAFLIASISIYPILLMILSSFKTSAEIFTSPLSLPKTFTLDTYRNLLEIIPFTTYFMNSVFVSVVSVLLILITSSLAAFYIARFTFVWNNIIFFFFLMGMMLPIKLGIVPLFILMKDLNLLNSLWSLIFMYVATGIPLSILILTGFFRTMPRELEEAARIDGAGNLRILWSVVLPLMRPALGTVMIIQFIQAWNDFFFPLIFITDDLKKTIPVGMLSLFGEYSADWGALFAGLTLASLPMIVLFFIASKQFMEGLTQGAIK, encoded by the coding sequence ATGAACCATACGATTTGGACGAGACCGTTTTACTATGTATTTGCTTTTCTCATCGCATCCATTAGCATCTATCCGATTCTATTAATGATCCTTTCTTCCTTTAAAACAAGCGCAGAGATTTTCACAAGTCCACTCTCATTACCGAAGACGTTCACGCTTGATACGTATCGGAACTTACTGGAGATCATACCGTTTACAACGTATTTCATGAATAGCGTGTTTGTGAGCGTCGTTTCTGTTCTATTAATTTTGATTACCTCGTCACTTGCCGCCTTCTATATCGCACGCTTCACGTTTGTATGGAATAACATCATCTTCTTTTTCTTTCTGATGGGAATGATGCTTCCAATCAAACTAGGCATTGTGCCACTGTTTATTTTAATGAAAGATCTCAATCTACTAAACTCGCTTTGGTCACTGATCTTTATGTATGTCGCCACGGGAATTCCACTGTCGATTTTGATTTTGACAGGATTCTTCCGAACAATGCCTCGTGAACTAGAAGAAGCGGCCCGTATTGATGGAGCGGGAAACCTTCGTATTTTATGGAGTGTTGTGCTACCACTGATGCGACCGGCGCTTGGAACCGTGATGATCATCCAATTTATCCAGGCCTGGAACGATTTTTTCTTCCCACTTATTTTTATTACCGATGACCTGAAAAAGACAATCCCAGTCGGCATGCTTTCCTTATTTGGCGAATACTCTGCAGATTGGGGAGCCCTTTTTGCCGGTCTGACCCTTGCGTCACTTCCGATGATTGTCCTGTTCTTCATCGCATCTAAACAATTTATGGAAGGACTTACTCAAGGTGCAATTAAATAA
- a CDS encoding BH0509 family protein, with protein sequence MSQQARNQFIDLLCDKTTMNREEVLRMSDAEVEYFHWLYFDDSPADLMM encoded by the coding sequence ATGAGCCAGCAAGCACGAAACCAATTTATTGATCTTTTGTGCGACAAAACGACAATGAACAGAGAAGAAGTTCTGAGAATGTCTGATGCGGAAGTAGAATATTTTCACTGGCTCTACTTTGATGACTCACCAGCGGACTTAATGATGTAA
- a CDS encoding serine hydrolase domain-containing protein, whose protein sequence is MYDFDTYLKTLIDEKELSGAVLHVQHKGSTVFHQAYGRFQDRIQQSHTMNTTTLFDIASLTKVVATLPSILWLIDNTSVELNHTIQTYIPELNHSDITIHQALTHTTGLPADIDPPVQRVDNRLILQEVVNADLIHQPGSVVQYSDLGMILLGEVIERVSGVDLPTFTNTKLFKPWGLTKTMFNPPQHREIASTEWHNDHYVQGEVHDEKALHLGGASGSAGVFSTAQDLGKFGRYFLYPETQQVLSPETIRNARKHVIQNRGLGFEVWDGEGKTLSCGRRWSEGSFGHTGFTGTSLWIDPKEELIVTFLTNIVHYGRNHNMRQIRLHLHSLIHDSFTN, encoded by the coding sequence ATGTATGACTTTGATACTTACTTAAAAACATTAATTGACGAAAAGGAGCTCTCTGGCGCTGTTCTTCATGTTCAACATAAAGGGAGCACTGTTTTTCATCAAGCTTACGGTCGTTTTCAAGACAGGATACAACAATCTCACACCATGAATACCACAACGCTTTTTGATATAGCCTCCCTAACAAAAGTGGTGGCAACCCTTCCTTCTATCTTATGGCTGATCGACAACACGTCAGTTGAATTAAATCACACCATTCAAACCTACATCCCAGAATTGAACCATTCAGATATCACGATTCACCAAGCACTTACACATACAACAGGCTTACCTGCAGACATTGATCCGCCTGTTCAACGAGTCGATAATCGGTTGATTTTGCAAGAAGTTGTCAACGCAGATCTTATCCATCAACCAGGGAGCGTTGTGCAGTATAGTGATCTAGGCATGATTTTACTTGGAGAAGTAATAGAGCGTGTGAGCGGCGTGGATTTACCTACCTTCACGAATACTAAACTCTTCAAGCCATGGGGGTTAACGAAAACGATGTTCAATCCTCCGCAACACCGAGAAATCGCTTCAACAGAATGGCATAACGATCATTACGTTCAGGGGGAGGTGCATGACGAGAAAGCGCTCCACCTCGGCGGAGCAAGCGGAAGTGCAGGTGTATTTTCTACAGCTCAAGATCTCGGAAAATTCGGTCGATATTTCTTGTATCCAGAAACGCAGCAGGTGCTGTCACCGGAGACGATTAGGAATGCTAGAAAGCATGTGATACAAAATCGTGGGCTTGGCTTTGAGGTTTGGGACGGAGAAGGAAAGACATTATCATGTGGAAGGAGGTGGTCAGAAGGAAGCTTCGGCCACACAGGGTTTACTGGTACTAGTTTATGGATTGATCCTAAAGAAGAGCTGATCGTCACTTTTTTAACGAATATCGTGCATTACGGAAGAAACCATAACATGAGACAGATTAGACTTCATCTCCATTCTTTGATTCATGACTCTTTTACTAATTAA
- a CDS encoding carbohydrate ABC transporter permease, which produces MKLATNSIVKIKKERNWKRWTIHLFPIPALIIYGLFIVYPLFAALTYSFFDWKGIVRGEFVGLKNFKDLFTLEPFSGLFWGAFGHNILYFVLQMIFQNGLAFVLAYIIYKKVKGSEFLKIAYFLPRLLSVIVVGFLWKLILNPNYGALNVILEKIGLEQLQKAWLGDPDTALISIILVNCWYGIGFGVLIFLAGLQSIPKELFEAGKLDGADGLSMIRKIVLPLMVPSFMIMTVLTFIQSFEAFELVYAMQGSQGEPYHSTDTLAIYFYRLAFGGSAGGSTTAVGLGSALAVVLFLFISFFTALYLRYMQKKQVDM; this is translated from the coding sequence ATGAAACTAGCTACAAATTCAATCGTGAAAATCAAAAAAGAAAGGAACTGGAAAAGGTGGACCATCCACCTTTTCCCGATTCCTGCCCTGATTATATATGGACTTTTCATCGTTTATCCTTTGTTTGCAGCCTTAACCTACAGCTTTTTTGATTGGAAAGGAATTGTACGTGGGGAGTTCGTGGGGCTGAAAAATTTTAAAGATCTGTTTACGCTGGAGCCTTTTTCGGGACTGTTTTGGGGTGCGTTTGGCCATAACATTCTTTATTTTGTACTACAGATGATTTTCCAGAACGGCCTTGCTTTTGTACTTGCCTATATTATTTATAAAAAAGTGAAGGGATCGGAATTTCTTAAAATTGCTTATTTCCTGCCGCGACTTCTATCCGTCATCGTTGTCGGTTTTCTCTGGAAGCTGATTCTAAATCCAAACTACGGTGCACTGAATGTGATACTTGAAAAGATCGGTTTGGAACAGCTTCAAAAAGCGTGGCTTGGTGATCCAGATACAGCTTTGATTTCTATTATTCTCGTTAACTGCTGGTATGGTATTGGGTTCGGTGTCCTTATTTTTCTTGCCGGTCTTCAGTCGATCCCGAAGGAACTGTTCGAAGCAGGCAAGCTTGATGGCGCAGATGGTTTGTCGATGATACGTAAAATCGTGCTTCCGTTAATGGTTCCTTCGTTCATGATTATGACAGTCCTCACATTTATTCAGTCATTTGAAGCGTTTGAACTCGTCTACGCGATGCAGGGATCGCAGGGAGAACCTTACCATTCTACTGATACGCTTGCGATTTACTTTTATCGTCTCGCATTCGGAGGTTCTGCAGGAGGATCGACAACGGCAGTCGGATTAGGATCAGCACTTGCGGTTGTGCTCTTTCTCTTTATCTCATTCTTTACCGCACTCTATTTACGCTATATGCAGAAAAAACAAGTGGACATGTAA
- a CDS encoding ABC transporter substrate-binding protein encodes MKAFTFSGFLALILVLSACSSESGGNSGDSEASEDSVTITIGSWRTEDKASYQKMIDAFNEENPDINVEFKPSKNTEYNTILNTALQSGEGPDIIHLRPYTPGIELADAGYLEPLDDLEGLDQYPEETLAASKGSDDKQYGVPLNMSTTQMFYNKKMFEEMGLEEPQTWEEFMTLNEKIKKEGTTPIALGTKEGWLLSLSHGIIGPAHYGGNEFVDQITAGETDFTSDEFQNSIDAMDELKEFFPENYEGLGMEDIRTMFFTGDAAMFPLGSWEIEVLREMNPDLELGFFPMPSAVGKEPTITTWVDGSYAINASSEHKDAAKKFLQFMTTEEFGTMFTEEFKMISAIPGIESEDELVNALGKAAEEQSTPYMMLVHFAGGNPSTKATIETELQGMYLGERTPEEVAKTIQESAQSWYEPLQ; translated from the coding sequence ATGAAAGCGTTTACTTTTTCTGGTTTTCTAGCGTTGATTCTTGTTCTATCTGCGTGTAGCTCAGAAAGTGGTGGGAATTCGGGAGACTCTGAAGCAAGTGAAGATAGCGTTACGATAACGATCGGAAGCTGGAGAACAGAAGACAAAGCAAGCTATCAAAAAATGATTGATGCTTTTAATGAAGAAAATCCGGACATTAACGTGGAATTCAAGCCTTCAAAGAATACGGAGTATAACACGATCTTAAATACGGCCCTTCAAAGTGGGGAAGGTCCTGATATCATTCACCTTCGCCCTTATACACCGGGCATCGAGCTTGCGGATGCTGGATATCTTGAGCCGCTGGATGATCTGGAAGGACTAGATCAATATCCAGAGGAAACCCTTGCCGCTTCGAAAGGATCTGATGATAAGCAGTACGGTGTGCCGCTAAATATGAGCACGACGCAAATGTTCTACAACAAGAAAATGTTTGAAGAAATGGGTCTTGAAGAACCGCAAACATGGGAAGAGTTCATGACGCTAAATGAAAAAATAAAGAAGGAAGGTACTACACCGATCGCTCTTGGAACAAAGGAAGGGTGGCTCTTATCATTATCGCATGGAATTATTGGTCCAGCTCACTATGGTGGTAATGAATTTGTTGATCAAATTACAGCTGGTGAGACGGATTTTACAAGTGATGAATTTCAGAATTCGATTGACGCGATGGATGAACTGAAAGAATTTTTCCCTGAAAATTACGAAGGTCTTGGAATGGAAGATATTCGTACGATGTTCTTTACAGGTGATGCAGCGATGTTCCCACTTGGAAGCTGGGAAATTGAAGTGCTACGTGAAATGAATCCTGATCTTGAACTTGGCTTCTTCCCAATGCCGTCTGCTGTAGGAAAAGAACCTACGATTACAACTTGGGTAGATGGATCGTATGCAATCAATGCAAGCTCGGAGCATAAAGATGCCGCGAAGAAATTTCTTCAGTTTATGACAACAGAAGAGTTTGGCACGATGTTCACAGAAGAATTTAAAATGATCAGCGCAATCCCTGGTATTGAGTCGGAAGATGAACTTGTCAATGCGCTTGGAAAAGCAGCAGAAGAACAGTCAACACCGTACATGATGCTCGTTCATTTCGCTGGTGGAAATCCTTCCACAAAAGCGACGATCGAAACAGAGCTTCAGGGGATGTATCTTGGCGAACGTACACCAGAGGAAGTAGCAAAGACTATTCAAGAAAGCGCACAGTCCTGGTATGAGCCACTACAGTAA
- the murQ gene encoding N-acetylmuramic acid 6-phosphate etherase: MTLTDVNEMKTEMRNAKSENLHQFSTLEIIELMNEEDGSVAGIVKAALPEIEKVVDQVVAVMKKGGKLFYFGAGTSGRLGVLDASECPPTFGVAADLVNGVIAGGDRALRYPIEGAEDSRETGGEDVRKRVSTQDLVIGIASSGRTPYVLGAIEEANKMGVVTAGISCNTGAPLSKMVTYPIELPVGPEVVTGSTRLKAGTAQKMVLNMITTASMIKLGKVYRNLMVNVQASNEKLRKRTVSIIQELTRVSEEEAARYSEQAEGDARVAVLMILRKVDADRARRLLEEKSGDFVAAMEGGR, encoded by the coding sequence ATGACGTTGACAGACGTGAATGAGATGAAGACAGAAATGCGTAATGCAAAATCGGAAAATCTGCACCAATTTTCAACGCTTGAAATAATCGAGCTGATGAACGAAGAGGATGGGAGCGTAGCTGGAATTGTGAAAGCCGCCCTCCCCGAGATTGAGAAAGTGGTTGATCAAGTTGTTGCTGTGATGAAAAAAGGAGGAAAGCTCTTTTATTTTGGTGCTGGTACAAGCGGGCGTCTCGGCGTGTTAGATGCTTCTGAGTGCCCGCCGACATTTGGTGTTGCGGCTGACCTAGTGAATGGCGTAATTGCTGGAGGAGACCGAGCGCTCAGGTATCCAATCGAGGGGGCCGAAGATAGTCGGGAAACGGGGGGAGAGGATGTAAGGAAGCGTGTTAGTACACAAGATTTAGTCATTGGTATTGCTTCAAGCGGAAGAACCCCTTATGTGCTTGGCGCTATCGAAGAAGCGAATAAAATGGGTGTAGTGACAGCAGGGATCTCGTGTAATACAGGCGCACCGCTTTCAAAAATGGTTACATATCCGATTGAATTACCAGTAGGTCCCGAAGTGGTGACAGGTTCAACGCGGCTTAAAGCAGGAACAGCACAGAAGATGGTATTAAATATGATTACGACAGCATCGATGATCAAGCTTGGGAAGGTCTATCGTAATTTAATGGTGAACGTTCAAGCATCGAATGAAAAGCTACGGAAGCGAACAGTTTCGATTATTCAGGAGTTAACGAGAGTGAGTGAAGAAGAAGCTGCACGCTACAGTGAACAGGCAGAAGGCGATGCGCGGGTAGCGGTGCTGATGATTTTGCGAAAAGTGGACGCGGATCGAGCGAGGCGACTGCTTGAGGAGAAGAGTGGGGATTTTGTGGCTGCGATGGAGGGGGGAAGATAG